The genomic DNA ATAGACTATTTTGTTGGAGATAATATGAAAATATTAGATTTAAAAAAAAGATATGATGATAAAATAATTTTTGATGGATTGAATCTAGATATAGAAGAAGAAAAAATAACAGTAATATTAGGACAATCAGGGTGTGGAAAAACTACATTACTAAATATAATATGTGGCTTTATAAATGATTACACTGGTGAGATTAAGTTTGAAAGTGATATAGTTGATGGTATGCCATATATTTTTCAAGAAGATGCATTAATTCCATGGAAGACGGTATATAAAAATATAGATTATGTATTAAAGAATAAAATAAAAGAGAAAGATAAAAGAGAATTTATAATAGAAAAATATTTAAAAATGGTGAAACTTAGTAGTTCTAAAGATAGTTATCCAAATTCTTTAAGTGGTGGAATGAAACGAAGAGTAGGCATAGCAAGAGCTTTTGCATTTCCATCTAAGTATTTACTAATGGATGAACCTTTTGAGTTTTTAGATGTGAAAACAAAGTATGATATTATTTACGATTTTAAAGAAATGCAAAGTGTAGATAAAAAAACAGTAATTCTTATCACTCATGATATAGAGTTAGCAGTAGCACTAGGTGATAATATTACAATTTTAGGTTCAAATCCAACTGATGTTGTAAAAGAAATAAGAAATAGTAAAGAGAATAATTTTATAAAAGAAGAGATAGAAAAAATATTCTTGTAAATTTTTAAAATTATAGATATAATATATTGTCATAGTATAAAGAATTAAGGAGATATTTAAATGATAAAGATAGGGAAAAGACAAAAATTAAAAATAAATAATTTTGCTAGTGTAGGTGCATATTTAGATGCTGAAACTGGAGATGCTAAGGATAATATTTTATTACCTAATAATGAATTAGAGGATAGAGATTTAAAAGAGGGAGACGAAGTAGAAGTACTTATTTACATGGATTCAGAAGATAGACCTGTTGCTACTTTTAGAAAGACAGAAGCATTAGTAGGAACACTTGCTAAGCTAGAAGTTACAGATATCCATCCAACACTTGGAGCTTTTATGAACTGGGGACTTACAAAAGATTTGTTATTACCAAAAAGACAACAAGAAGTTGATGTAGAAATTGGTAAAAAATATCTAGTTGGAATATATGAAGATAGTAAAGGAAGACTTTCAGCAACTATGAAAATATACAAGTTTTTACTTCCTAGTACATCTATGGAAAAAAATGATATAGTAACAGGAACTGTATATAGAATAAACCCTGAATTAGGGGTATTTGTAGCTGTAGAAGATAGATATTTTGGACTTATTCCACCAAATGAATATTTTAAAGAATATAAAGTTGGAGATGAAATAGAAGCTAGAGTTATAAGAGTAAGA from Fusobacterium hominis includes the following:
- a CDS encoding CvfB family protein → MIKIGKRQKLKINNFASVGAYLDAETGDAKDNILLPNNELEDRDLKEGDEVEVLIYMDSEDRPVATFRKTEALVGTLAKLEVTDIHPTLGAFMNWGLTKDLLLPKRQQEVDVEIGKKYLVGIYEDSKGRLSATMKIYKFLLPSTSMEKNDIVTGTVYRINPELGVFVAVEDRYFGLIPPNEYFKEYKVGDEIEARVIRVREDGKLDLSPRELAYLQADKDAELILEKMRLLKDSFRFNDKSSPEEIINYFNMSKKAFKRAIGNLLKNKKIIKTEDGYFKLVK
- a CDS encoding ABC transporter ATP-binding protein, giving the protein MKILDLKKRYDDKIIFDGLNLDIEEEKITVILGQSGCGKTTLLNIICGFINDYTGEIKFESDIVDGMPYIFQEDALIPWKTVYKNIDYVLKNKIKEKDKREFIIEKYLKMVKLSSSKDSYPNSLSGGMKRRVGIARAFAFPSKYLLMDEPFEFLDVKTKYDIIYDFKEMQSVDKKTVILITHDIELAVALGDNITILGSNPTDVVKEIRNSKENNFIKEEIEKIFL